The Candidatus Poribacteria bacterium region CAAGCACTCAAGGAGATGGAGGATCCAAGAGTTTTACGGAACGTGCTGCTTGAGACGCTCGACTGGGATGCCGCTACCTACATCAGAAGTGAGTGGACAGTTCCGGCACCCGCACCTGCTGCCCCGTCTCTGATCAAAAAGACCGTCGTTGGCACATGGGCAGATCTGAAAAAACAATGATTAGAACTTTACCCCAAAATTGGTAGGTGCGGTTTCCAACCGCACCGGATCCCACCAAAAACCTCTTAAAAAATCCGCGTCATCTGTGTCATCCGTGAAAATCCGCGATTCAGACAACAGAAGCCGCTACCATCTTGTGGAAGTTTATGGGGTGGGTTATGTGTTGGTCCGTTTCCGGGTTGATGTCCGGTCCAATGCTTCTTGGAAATCACGAAAACTCGACACCAATGAAGCGTTCAGGTTCAACTGCTTCAAGCGGTCAAGGTCAACAATCATTTCAAGAGACGATTTGAGGCGATTGACATCCACATCAGTGAATCGCGTTGTTAGGGTTGCTATGGTGTTCTCAATCGTCGTTTCGCGCGCACCGCGTTCTATGCCTTGCTCTATGCCTTGCTCAATACCTTGCTCTATGCCTTGTTGTAGATAATGTTCTGCCAAAGTCTGCATGAGTTCTGCCTCCTGTTTCGTGAGTCCGAAAGTTTCCTGGTGCTCAGAGAGAATCTGCTCTAACATCTCGCGTTCTTCACTTGAACGCTTATGGAAGATGAGAAGATGAAGAAAGTAAATCGCCTGCTTCCAGGTTTCCGCGCTGTCTTCAGCACTCAGGGTGCCGAGATGTTCACCGAATCGCTCTAACGCTTCTATAAAAACCGCAGGCTCAGCGTCTTGACGTTTCAGGAGCGTCAGAAGCCAACCCAACGGATGACCCGTCTTGAGAAAAGTCGCATCCGGTTCGGCACCGATACCCAGAAAAAGCGTCTCAAACTTCGGGATAAAACGTAGCAGTGCCTGCGGAACATCCATCAATGTTTCCAGGGAGACCGGGAGCGACTGCCATTCTTGTTGCCCTGTGTAAAACACCACTGGAATGATCGGACGGAAACGCCACTCCCGCTTCGGAATCTTCTCAGCAAGCCACTTTTGCCGCTGTTGATCCCAAATCTGACACATATAAAACAGCAACCGAAACCCCATCGAAGGGTCCGGCGTGGATTGATGTTCAAGCAGAATGTAGATCATCACCTCTGTTTGATCAACACCCTGAAAAGGCACCAGAAACACCAGGTCCGATTCTTGTTCTCGGAGATTATCGGCGATAAAGGTGGTATTGACGCGTTGAACCTGACTAAAATCCAAGGCGTTGACGATGTCACTGCCGATGATCTGAAGCAACTCCCGGAGGTTGTCGCTATTTGCCAAGAGCCATTTCGCACTCCGGTCGGGGAACGTTCGCAACGGTTCTCCTAAGAAACTTAAGATTTCCTCAACATCTGTTTCTAACACAACACCGTCCTCATCGCGCCTCGGGACCGGTCCCCCAAAGACTTCCACCAAAAGAATAACACCCGTGCGCTGCGTATAATAAAGATTTTGCAGTCCGCTTGGAACTATTATACCCTGATTTCCCATTGGAAGTCAACCTTTTTTCCACTTTTCAATCGCGGATATTTAGGGTAAATCCTATGAAATATATCGACAATGCGGTCTTGGGAAAAGTCGCGTCCATCGCAAAGTGTTAGATAAAGTCATTATTATTTTGTTATTTATCTCAAAAAATATGACCGAATACAACACTCGAATAAACCCTTATAATAATTGACTTTATCGCACTTTTTAAGTTGATTAATACCGAAATTTATGATACCATATACATTAACAAATGTGAAACTTCTGACACAACGATCCGCGCAAAACTTCACAAAGATGACGATTGTAGTGCCAACGCTAATTAGGGCCGCAATTCCGTAAAGTTAAGACAAGTTTTTTTGCTGAAATCTGCTTTCATCAATCGGGCAACACGTCGATAACCGACAGTGTATCCCATGCGCACGAGCATCTCGGTGATACGCCTATACCCGTATGTCGGATAACGTGAGGCTAACCGGTGTATCTTATCACGTAGGGAAACCTCATCAGAGGGGTCGCTTTTGGATTGATAATAGAGAAGACTAATGACCACTCAAAGCTTCACAGAGGGGACAACCATGCCAAACGAGCACATCGATGCCAACATCCCCAAAACGATTTCCCCGCGACGCCTCCGTCTCACACGGCGTGTTGCGTCGCGGGCGATTTTTGTTGGTGTCTTACTGATACTCACAAGCCTGTTCACAATTGAAGGGGTTGCCACGGTACCAGGAGTCCCTACCGGACTTACAGCAACAGCCGGTGATCGTCAAGTTAAACTCAGCTGGACAGCCCCAACCGATATAGGTTCTTCCCCCATTAATGACTATACCATTTAT contains the following coding sequences:
- a CDS encoding IS3 family transposase, producing MVISLLYYQSKSDPSDEVSLRDKIHRLASRYPTYGYRRITEMLVRMGYTVGYRRVARLMKADFSKKTCLNFTELRP
- a CDS encoding Rpn family recombination-promoting nuclease/putative transposase, which codes for MGNQGIIVPSGLQNLYYTQRTGVILLVEVFGGPVPRRDEDGVVLETDVEEILSFLGEPLRTFPDRSAKWLLANSDNLRELLQIIGSDIVNALDFSQVQRVNTTFIADNLREQESDLVFLVPFQGVDQTEVMIYILLEHQSTPDPSMGFRLLFYMCQIWDQQRQKWLAEKIPKREWRFRPIIPVVFYTGQQEWQSLPVSLETLMDVPQALLRFIPKFETLFLGIGAEPDATFLKTGHPLGWLLTLLKRQDAEPAVFIEALERFGEHLGTLSAEDSAETWKQAIYFLHLLIFHKRSSEEREMLEQILSEHQETFGLTKQEAELMQTLAEHYLQQGIEQGIEQGIEQGIERGARETTIENTIATLTTRFTDVDVNRLKSSLEMIVDLDRLKQLNLNASLVSSFRDFQEALDRTSTRKRTNT